The following proteins are co-located in the Dietzia timorensis genome:
- a CDS encoding MlaE family ABC transporter permease, translating to MSFHLPPTKGPIADLGSQVGALVSFSVYTLLACARIVLTGRLKLVETRDQALFIARVCTVPALLLMLPVGVLVAVSVGELAGRLGAGGYAGAVVAFVVIGQASALVCALMLAGVGGSAICSDLGSRTIREEIEAMEVMGIDVVERLVVPRIVATILVGVVMCAVVTAVGVFACLLYQVYVQDESASAFLSTMSAYGRPSDLWMAMVKSVAFAIIAALVASFKGLHAAGGSSGVADAVNETVVLAFITVFVVNTVLSQVYGAVVPSVGSF from the coding sequence GTGTCATTCCACCTGCCGCCAACCAAAGGCCCCATCGCAGACCTGGGGAGCCAGGTCGGCGCCCTGGTCAGCTTCTCCGTCTATACCCTCTTGGCCTGCGCCCGGATCGTTCTGACGGGCCGTCTCAAGCTCGTGGAGACGCGCGACCAAGCGCTGTTCATCGCGCGTGTGTGCACGGTTCCGGCTCTGCTGCTGATGCTCCCGGTGGGGGTGCTGGTCGCTGTCTCGGTGGGTGAGCTGGCAGGCAGACTCGGTGCCGGCGGTTATGCCGGTGCGGTCGTCGCGTTCGTGGTCATCGGCCAGGCGTCGGCACTCGTGTGCGCACTCATGCTCGCCGGAGTCGGCGGTTCCGCGATCTGCTCGGACCTCGGCTCGCGCACGATTCGCGAGGAGATCGAGGCCATGGAGGTCATGGGGATCGATGTCGTGGAGCGTCTCGTCGTTCCTCGTATCGTGGCCACGATTCTCGTCGGCGTCGTCATGTGTGCGGTGGTGACGGCGGTGGGAGTGTTCGCCTGTCTGCTGTATCAGGTGTACGTCCAGGACGAGTCGGCGAGCGCGTTCCTATCCACCATGAGTGCCTACGGCCGACCCTCCGACCTGTGGATGGCGATGGTCAAGTCGGTGGCGTTCGCGATCATCGCTGCACTTGTCGCCAGCTTCAAGGGACTCCACGCCGCAGGGGGATCCTCGGGCGTCGCCGACGCCGTCAACGAGACCGTCGTCCTCGCTTTCATCACGGTTTTCGTGGTGAACACGGTGCTGTCCCAGGTCTATGGTGCCGTCGTTCCGTCCGTGGGGAGCTTCTGA
- a CDS encoding long-chain-fatty-acid--CoA ligase: protein MSDTHSTYTAKALSPELQKYRRNTWNNWVNIHAESKPDRPAFRFLGQETTWAELRDHVGRFADALSRRGVGAGDRVMIMALNCTEFVEAVLGANEIGAIAVPVNFRLTPAELAYLVGDCTPKAIVTDSLLAPLVPAIEAAGGDTGFHVVIGGETGTEGQETWEDLQNEGGEPHPPIDVEEDSVSLIMYTSGTTGRPKGAMLTHMNMVAQSLTCIRVFRVFHDEGVSICAVPMFHIAALGSMAPSLQVGALTVINPLQEFNPGQVLDTLEAEKITAVFLVPVQWQAVCAEQQSNPRSLVLENISWGAAPATDTVLRAMAETFPDARNSAVFGQTEMAPVTCSLDGDEALRKIGSVGRVIPTIQARVVDPLGEDVAPGEVGEIVYRGPTMMAGYWNKPEETEKAFADGWFHSGDLVRVDDEGFVYVVDRVKDMIISGGENIYCAEVENAIAGHERIREVAVIGKQDEKWGEVPVAVIAMADEGPDLTIDELREYLAEKLASYKRPKELVFVDALPRNASGKVTKHTLRADVAV from the coding sequence ATGTCCGACACCCACAGCACGTACACCGCCAAAGCCCTGTCTCCCGAACTGCAGAAGTACCGCCGCAACACCTGGAACAACTGGGTGAATATCCACGCGGAGAGCAAGCCCGACCGGCCTGCGTTCCGCTTTCTCGGCCAGGAAACGACGTGGGCCGAACTGCGCGATCATGTCGGGAGGTTCGCCGATGCCCTGTCTCGCCGCGGAGTGGGCGCCGGAGACCGCGTGATGATCATGGCGCTCAACTGCACCGAGTTCGTCGAAGCCGTGCTCGGCGCCAACGAGATCGGCGCCATCGCGGTGCCGGTCAACTTTCGCCTGACCCCGGCGGAACTGGCCTACCTGGTGGGCGATTGCACGCCCAAAGCGATCGTCACCGACTCGCTCCTCGCGCCCCTCGTGCCCGCGATCGAGGCCGCCGGAGGCGACACAGGCTTCCACGTCGTCATAGGTGGCGAAACGGGAACCGAGGGGCAAGAGACCTGGGAGGACCTTCAGAACGAGGGCGGCGAACCGCATCCGCCGATCGATGTCGAGGAAGACTCGGTGTCGCTGATCATGTACACCTCGGGCACGACGGGCCGGCCGAAGGGCGCGATGCTCACGCACATGAACATGGTTGCCCAGTCGCTCACGTGCATCCGGGTGTTCCGCGTGTTCCACGACGAAGGGGTGTCGATCTGCGCGGTGCCGATGTTTCACATCGCCGCGCTCGGGTCGATGGCGCCCAGCTTGCAGGTCGGCGCACTCACCGTGATCAACCCGCTGCAGGAATTCAATCCTGGGCAGGTGCTCGACACGCTTGAGGCGGAGAAGATCACCGCGGTGTTTCTCGTTCCGGTCCAGTGGCAAGCGGTGTGTGCCGAGCAGCAGAGCAACCCGCGCTCACTGGTGCTCGAGAACATCTCCTGGGGCGCCGCACCGGCGACCGACACGGTCCTTCGCGCGATGGCCGAGACGTTCCCCGACGCCCGCAACTCTGCGGTCTTCGGACAGACCGAGATGGCCCCGGTGACCTGCTCGCTCGATGGCGACGAAGCGCTCCGCAAGATCGGCTCGGTCGGTCGGGTGATCCCGACAATCCAGGCTCGTGTCGTCGACCCGCTCGGCGAGGACGTCGCGCCCGGCGAGGTCGGCGAGATCGTCTACCGCGGCCCGACGATGATGGCCGGTTACTGGAACAAGCCGGAGGAGACGGAGAAGGCGTTCGCCGACGGTTGGTTCCATTCGGGAGACCTCGTGCGCGTCGACGACGAGGGATTCGTGTACGTCGTCGACCGGGTCAAGGACATGATCATCTCCGGCGGCGAAAACATTTATTGTGCGGAGGTCGAGAACGCGATCGCGGGACACGAGCGGATCCGCGAGGTCGCGGTCATAGGGAAGCAGGACGAGAAGTGGGGAGAGGTGCCGGTCGCCGTCATCGCCATGGCGGACGAGGGGCCCGACCTCACCATCGACGAACTGCGCGAGTACCTCGCCGAAAAGTTGGCAAGCTACAAACGGCCGAAGGAACTCGTATTCGTCGACGCGCTGCCGCGCAATGCCTCCGGCAAGGTCACCAAGCACACCCTGCGCGCGGACGTCGCCGTCTAG